The following DNA comes from Mya arenaria isolate MELC-2E11 chromosome 11, ASM2691426v1.
TTCTTCCACTGATATAATTAGGAGTATATACCCCCCTCATAAACAGTTATATAAACAGAATAGCTAATGTTTCATCATATTATGAGTCATGGCTGTACTGTATTTTGTAATAAGTAATTACTTTCTTCatgccaatatgaaataaaatatgacaattaaGATGGTAAtcattacatttcaaatatgtttgtgcaacaaattaacaatggttatgataatagtaatagtaatgcATTGTCTTCTTTATTCATGAATTCATTCAGATTCATTATACCATTAACAAGTTTGTTCTCTCTGTTTACACTTTAATGAGATTTTAAAGTAATCCATACAATTTAAAGCTTCATTCAAATTCAAGGTTGTTTCCATTTTTGAGTTTGCAGCAactccatttaaaaaaaaagattttcacaTATACTGagtaaaaaaaggttttaatgGTACAGGCACAGTTTGTCATCAGTTGtgtcaatattgtattttaattcataCAGGTATTAATCTGTTAGACccattttctcgaaacatctAAAACATAACAAGCTTTCGtatctattttaattaataaagatTACTAATAAAACTCTATAAAGTTAAAGATTGTTTGTCTTTAATATAAGCAAAATTATTTCtattgaaagtacatgtataaaaagtcttcaaaatgtttatactaGATACAAGtcaaaccttaaccaaaatagtgGATAAAAGATAAATTCTGTTTTTAgagacttaagatgttttgagaaaaaatgGGCCAATTGTGAcagtttatgaaatttgataCAGAAAGTTCTTAActtaattatacataaaaatgtgAATCTATCACAAGGTAATAATATTTCCttcactagtccaaataattagATATgcacacaattaaaacaatgcgAGTGTTCATTTCAAAATCTTGCGATAATAGCTCTTCTGTCCCTCTGCGCATTTGGGTCAAGTGCTCCAATGTAAGGTGGTGCATTGTCAGGGGCAACATGGATTTGTCCATCAAACACGACAGCATCATCTATACACATGTTGTGCAGTTTAGCACAAACAACAAAGACTTTGGCTGCCTTCTCAGGTGTGATTTGGAAGAATCCTCCAGTCTTATGAAGACATCTGCATGAAATGAAGTGAGTGCAAACATGATATGATACCAATTAACAGCATTTTCCTATGATGTACCTATAGGGTCAAAATTATTGTACTAGGAGTAAACAAAATAGGGTTCCGCCTATACTTAGAGGTGCATCTATAAGTTAGAGAGCTTGGCtacattattgtttgaaaacatacatAGAAGCACAAAGACAAATATACACATCTTAATGTAGAGCTGCACCTCTAAGTTGTACATCACATCCAGTggaatgtgattttttttaccgAAACGGTATGCCTAGATCATAAGCTACTACTATTGCttaatttaaagtgacatttcTAACAATTGCataacatataaacatcaaatctcgtttaatttaagtttctttttataatattgatgaataaacaacaaaaatagcaGCTCAGggataataatttgaatttaaggttgcaaatgaaaacaaattagtttgttatattttaatgaaagaaataatttttgGTCTCctattgttgttatattttattcattatttatttacatcttCCATTTCAAAAGTGTTATCAATTGGGCTTTCTGAATAGAAACACTTCATAATTAATTGCCGTACACTTCTTTAAGTTAAGTTGCTTACTTATGAACACCAATAGATGGTAACAAGATGGTAATactgtatttgaaaataaaataattaccgAAATCTCGACTTCAACAAACCAAACGCTCTTTCAACTACCATTCTGGTACGGCTGTGTGCCAAGTTGAATGCATTTTCCTGTTGGGTCGTAGGCCGGATCTATCAGCAATTGCATGAAATTAGTGTTTAAAGCtattgcatttatatttataacttgCATTATATCTGGGATCAATCCGAAGACCTTACCATGTTTTTACAAGTTACCTGATCATAATCTAGCAAATATGTCACCTAATATGctacaaacacattttacatgatGGTGTTAATTAAATACAGACAATTACATGAAACCCTTTCTGTAATTGTATTGAACAATATTACATTAAAGTATTGTAcacaattataatgtttatacttGCCTTTGGTGTGAGCATGTTAGGTTTCAGGGCATAACCCGCGTCACCAATCAGCCAACCAACATTATTTGCCTCGACCCATGCCTTCAGGCCACAGTTCTCAAATATGGTGTTGTCGTGTGTAGACCCCGGCCACTGAGCGACCACATCAGTGAATCTGCAATATGGACATATGCAGACAGATACATGATTTGGATTCCCTATGCATACAGATATTAATGCGAGTTAGTTTTAATTCACTGAATGATTCAATACAGTTTTTATTGCAGTGTAATTTATTCATTAGGTACATAcagataaatcatttatttcatcatacatgtatgtatttaaaaatatttctttaattatcaacGTCACTTATATTACCGGGTAGTTCTGAATTTAATAATACCTCATATCGGGTGTCACTACTGCCTGCACGTTTATTGCATGGTATCCTTTTCTACACACATATATATCTTCCCTCACTCTTGGCGCTATGATGGGGATTAATGTTCCATCTACAGCTCCGATGCAATTTGGCATTCTTGCTACCTgataaaacttttgtttaataGAAGCCAGGTCAGCCTGGGTGGTAGGGAACTTGATGTTGTTGACACACTGGTTAATTGCGTCTACAACCTGATATTaaaaattaagtaaatttattgaattgtttctttaaatgtacatgaagcTTAAATATGAATGATATACATAACTCTGTAAGTACTATAACTATCGATATCCCTTTAATTAAAGAATTGTTTAATGGTTGAGCCTCtgtttgaacacatttttattttttcgatgaattattaatgattaacattcatgagaaaaacataaTTAGAAGGAAAATGTTCAGGATTTTTAAAGACCTCATATCATATGGTAAAACTGTAGTTACAAATCacacattaaattaatttatatacagCAAATGTCtgttaattttttttgaaagatcttaaaatcacaattttatgcaacaccaaataaattaatttaaatcaataaatgatcAACATGAAGTTTTACTTACTTGCCAAACAGATACACATACAGTGCTTCTGGAGACGCCATGTACAAGTCCACCCTCACTATAGAATTCACCTTTCGCCAAGAACTGCAGTGTTATGAGGAGCTACCGGTACAACAAAGAACCAAACATTTTAGCTTGTAGATTATAagttgcatataaatatatgtcatGCAATATCACATATTGGGGATTAAATGCCACCCAAAAGTTATAAAGCACAAACACGCTTACAaacaacttttcttttaatataaaacactcGATTGCTTCCATCCGGATAGAGATAATTTCGgatacaaatttaaatttcacattACGTTGATACAAACAATCCACAGTCTTTCTAAACACGTTCAAACCATGATTTAAAATCTACGATTTAATCCTCCAATgcctttgttttaaaatcagttGGAAAAGCAGGTTGTGTGAAAGTTCGTAAAACTTTTGTTTCAAGCGTTTACACATCCAAGGTGAAGGTCAGATCTGAGAAAGGTAGGCTATCGTGAAAGAACGTAGTCTATAGAAACGAGCTATAGAAACGATAAGTTTTCCATCGACTATTACCTCgtcaaatacaaacattttttacctttgTCATCGCTTGAATGGCACGACTTCGCATTGTTCTTGGTTTTATGTCGTCCTCAATAAGGTCGTGCAAATCAATTATTTGCTGCCTGGATAGTCTGTACTTCACTTTTACTTCATTATCATTCAAATTATTCAGCAAATCAACTCTATCGCGAAAATTACGCGGCAGGCGATGTCGGGGATTTCTTCCGTCGGCCATATTTACGCTATTTGGAACAAACTTACGGATGCCTTTTTTAAACGTAGTTTTACGCAAAAACTTACGTGCATACGTACGTACGAACTGTTAAGTAAAACGCAGTTACGCTGAAAAATTGTGCATGTATACGCAAAAACTTACGGAAATATTGGAGTTACGCTTACGTAAGTCCGTTAGTAAAACGGGGCCCTGGATCCGCTGCTCCTGAAATGGTGCGGTACACACCTATTTTTACATCCAAGTAATAGTCAAGGCCCACAGAGAGTCAAAGGGAAATAATTCTAAAACTATATGTAGCCATCATTTATTGGAGTTATctttatgttttgtataaagtgaatgaagaaaaagtttaaacaagagggccatgatggtcctaaatcgctcacctgagtaaaagagtttaacctttgtaatcaatatagcttgatatttgttctcaaagaatattgaaaaacatactggtcaaacatgttgcctggatattcactgacaggacttgtcacagttgcctgcacactgccatgacttgtcacagtttcctgcacactgacatgaCTTTtcgattgactgcacactgacaggattttgttcagttgcctgtacactgacaggacttgatgattgactgcacactgacagaatttgattctcataacCGTATACTGataggacttgataattgactgcatactggcagcacttggtacagatacctgcacactgaaaggacttttttcagttgcctgacaggacttcgttcaattgcctgcacactgacaaaactatgttaaattgcttgcacactgaaataaCTTTAGTATGGATACACAAACAACTGACAGGACTTCGTttaattgcctgcacactgacaaaactattataaattGCTTGCTCACTGAAagaacaaacagtgcaccatccaattaaaccaataaactgccttaagctctaaaaaataattagcAGAACACATTCATATCCTATTATTGCTTCTTTcatctaggacaacatcaccatccttcaaatttcaataatcattttctatataaggcttattcactaCCCACACAGAAGATAAATGGTAGCTTAAAATAATCTACAagaagtttacaataatctacatgaagttcaatggaaaagtttaattattaaatttatcataaagaaaaaaataaattttcttctaaagaataaagtgtatagtaattattttaatctatgaacctaaaaaagtTCAACAATTACCCTAGAAGTGactgttgaagacttaataaaatttaaattgtattcccttgttactaaaaatagaaagtagtggaatctgcaacaaaaagggagaccatatggcaagacttgctgcccttgtttcaagagtaaactttacttaactatcaaattttaacaaaatgtaattataatgaacttgtaatCCACTGGGTGAGGCAAATTTTTCTCCATAGGCATAATTTGAATGAACATGgttgattataaccaattgttgacgttttcctttaggttgccatagcaaccagAGTTATGcgtggaattcatttctttgaacaattttgaaaaagcaccaaccaaggatcatttcTATGAAGttgcattaaaattgtccaaggggtttaggagaagattatcatgattataaccaattgttgacattttcctttaggtttgccatggcaaccagagttctgcatggaattcatttttttgaacaattttgaaaaaaagcaccaaccaagggtcattcctatgaagtttcatcaaaattgtccaaggggtttaggagaagaggatgattataaccaattgttgacgccgaacgacggacgacagacgccggacatagaccgatcacaatagcacaccttgagcactttgtgctcaggtgagcgtAAAATGGCTTAATAAAATAAGTTACAGCTTGCTTCAGTTAAACGCTTTTAAAAATAAGGGCCAGGTTTTTCCCCGAAAtccttgtttatatttatatttggtaAAAATGACTGATCATTTTCTGCAATTGTTTTTTCGACCATTACTTCGTTCtttcttttcatattttgttacaaaattCTGAAAAAATAGCACCagaatatatgtaatgttaaaaGCAAGACAGATGAATACATACCTTCTCAAACAAGAAAATATGCCTTTTAGTTGACATATAAATTTAAGCTAAATATGTTCCAATTTACTTTGCACAGAAATACTTTTTACactcattcaataaaatatttgtctgAAGCACTTGTGATATTCCGAAAGAATGGCAAATATATGTCACATACAATGCATTCACATTCTATTATGTACTTTAATTATGGAATTCAATAACTCCCGTCCgggatatattttattttatttttaattaccGTATTCCATGTTACAAAACAGATTGAGTAAAACGAACAATCCTGAAACGGTTACatccaaacaatatttttaccagTATGCCGCGCCTTGGCCGGACTATTTACTTGTGAACTATATggatattatcattttaaactgACGAGTTACACTGAGCTTTATCGGGGGAAAATAACTAACGTTTGTGCAAAAGTGTCCTTCCTAGTGCACACtcgaaaaatatttaattacagaCTATATGGATGTGCATGAAGTTAACAGCACAGCAGCACAGCGGCATAGCAGCAAGTTGATATGatgctggcagctagctgctacgctgctggcagctagctgctacATGTTTTCACTATAAATATAATGACTTAGGTTTACTATATACAACTTTAGTAAACCATTGTATGCCTTCCAGCTGtttataagaatataaataggggtaagaaaaaatgagattttactgttttaggtcatttggtaaaattttgattGCGACGGGTTTATTAAATAAGTAGACCaccaaaataattattcttttcTGAAATACCAATTTCTCATCTTAAAATACAGGAAGGGGCAACGGGAACATACCAACATAAGGTAATCTTTATTCATAGAAtgaggccacgagccctacaacatgagctatttagatcgctggagcttttgtcctgagtagccgaaaatagagtaGCCAGAAATttatccccccacttttcgttatggtccccttagtcgaaatttctggacagttcgtacccaaaatggcttttacagcagcaaatttcgagctctattttcggctactcaggacaaaagctccagcgatctaaatagctcatattgtagggctcgtggcctagttcatccccccacttttcgttatggtcccattagtcgaaatttctggtcagttcgtacccaaaatggcttttacagcagcaaatttcgattttcgagctctattttcggctactcaggacaaaag
Coding sequences within:
- the LOC128209000 gene encoding putative nuclease HARBI1 isoform X3, whose translation is MLLITLQFLAKGEFYSEGGLVHGVSRSTVCVSVWQVVDAINQCVNNIKFPTTQADLASIKQKFYQVARMPNCIGAVDGTLIPIIAPRVREDIYVCRKGYHAINVQAVVTPDMRFTDVVAQWPGSTHDNTIFENCGLKAWVEANNVGWLIGDAGYALKPNMLTPKIRPTTQQENAFNLAHSRTRMVVERAFGLLKSRFRCLHKTGGFFQITPEKAAKVFVVCAKLHNMCIDDAVVFDGQIHVAPDNAPPYIGALDPNAQRDRRAIIARF
- the LOC128209000 gene encoding putative nuclease HARBI1 isoform X4, whose protein sequence is MEAIECFILKEKLFLLITLQFLAKGEFYSEGGLVHGVSRSTVCVSVWQVARMPNCIGAVDGTLIPIIAPRVREDIYVCRKGYHAINVQAVVTPDMRFTDVVAQWPGSTHDNTIFENCGLKAWVEANNVGWLIGDAGYALKPNMLTPKIRPTTQQENAFNLAHSRTRMVVERAFGLLKSRFRCLHKTGGFFQITPEKAAKVFVVCAKLHNMCIDDAVVFDGQIHVAPDNAPPYIGALDPNAQRDRRAIIARF
- the LOC128209000 gene encoding putative nuclease HARBI1 isoform X2; the encoded protein is MRSRAIQAMTKLLITLQFLAKGEFYSEGGLVHGVSRSTVCVSVWQVVDAINQCVNNIKFPTTQADLASIKQKFYQVARMPNCIGAVDGTLIPIIAPRVREDIYVCRKGYHAINVQAVVTPDMRFTDVVAQWPGSTHDNTIFENCGLKAWVEANNVGWLIGDAGYALKPNMLTPKIRPTTQQENAFNLAHSRTRMVVERAFGLLKSRFRCLHKTGGFFQITPEKAAKVFVVCAKLHNMCIDDAVVFDGQIHVAPDNAPPYIGALDPNAQRDRRAIIARF
- the LOC128209000 gene encoding putative nuclease HARBI1 isoform X1, whose amino-acid sequence is MEAIECFILKEKLFLLITLQFLAKGEFYSEGGLVHGVSRSTVCVSVWQVVDAINQCVNNIKFPTTQADLASIKQKFYQVARMPNCIGAVDGTLIPIIAPRVREDIYVCRKGYHAINVQAVVTPDMRFTDVVAQWPGSTHDNTIFENCGLKAWVEANNVGWLIGDAGYALKPNMLTPKIRPTTQQENAFNLAHSRTRMVVERAFGLLKSRFRCLHKTGGFFQITPEKAAKVFVVCAKLHNMCIDDAVVFDGQIHVAPDNAPPYIGALDPNAQRDRRAIIARF